CGAGATGGCCACGGAGGTCGAGGCGTGGGTCGGGTTGCGCAACACTGAGGCAGGCACGGTCGAGTGGCAGTTCACAACCGACGACGCGCGGCGGACGCTGAGGCGGCTCTACCCGACAGTGTGAAGCGGTCACAGTACTAGGTCCGCTCACAAACCAACGGCGTAATCATCAGCCGGTTCAACGTCGCCGACGCCGGCCTCGCGCGGGGTCCACTCCGCGGTGGTCTGCCTAGATTGGTCGGCCGCCTGGCGCGACGGCGAGCCATCCCGAGCCGTCCAACGTCGTCTGTGACCCCGCGTGAACGACGCTCGCCGCCCGCAGCAACCGCGACGCGGAAGCCGTGCAGAACTCGACGTCGACCGACCCCATCACCCCCTCCGTCCCAGACCGCGTCGGGACGCTTCGCAAGTCGTAGCGAGTCACGTGGACCGCCGCTTGGACCTGGCTCCGCCGAGGCATACACCCCTCAGCCCCGTCTACCCACAGCGCTGTCAACTGGTCGAGACGCCTCAGTACAGAGCGAACGAGAAGGCCCATCCCGTCCGCCGTCCCGACCTCGCTGGGGCGCATCGACCGCCGCTTTCCTGATGACCGCTGGCCTCGGCTGGCGCCCCAGTCCTTCGGCGTACGGAGGACCAGGGGCGTCAAGAAGTGCACACGGCCTACGCTCGCACTACCCTCGTCGGGTACCACCGGCACCCAGGTCGCCGGCATCCCGACGAGCTCGCCTGGCGGCTCGCTCTGACCGTCCAGCACGGATGCCAGTCGCAGGGGCGGCGGTCGGAGCGCCGGGTCATTCGAGCGCAGGTCACGCGCCGCGTGTTCGAAGTGCGGCCAGAGCGCAGCGGCCCGGCCAAGCAGTACGAGTTCGGCCGTTAGCACGTCTCCTCTCCCGTATATGCGGCGCACGTCGAGGGGCGGGCGGACCACGTACGGGCGCGGCACGTCGGCCCCCGTCTTGAGCGCCCGCCCGACGTGCTCGGCCACCGTCGGTCGGAACGCCTCCCGGAACAGACAGTCCTCGGCGTGATCCTCGGGCGCATCGGCTTGGTCACCCAAGCCGCACCGGGGGGAGCACAGCGTCCGCGCGAGGCTCCATCCCAGGGCTCCACGTAGTGCGTGGCCCAGCCAACGGGGCGGCTGCCACGGCTCGGTCACGACGTACACAAGCTGCAAACGGACCGCCCGTAGAGCAGTCAGCGGGGCGAGCGGGTCGTCGGACCGGGTGCGATCGGGCAACGGGGGGGAGGGGAGAGGTCCCCCTCTCTTTTGTGTCTCT
Above is a window of Bacteroidota bacterium DNA encoding:
- the cas6 gene encoding CRISPR system precrRNA processing endoribonuclease RAMP protein Cas6, producing the protein MGDQADAPEDHAEDCLFREAFRPTVAEHVGRALKTGADVPRPYVVRPPLDVRRIYGRGDVLTAELVLLGRAAALWPHFEHAARDLRSNDPALRPPPLRLASVLDGQSEPPGELVGMPATWVPVVPDEGSASVGRVHFLTPLVLRTPKDWGASRGQRSSGKRRSMRPSEVGTADGMGLLVRSVLRRLDQLTALWVDGAEGCMPRRSQVQAAVHVTRYDLRSVPTRSGTEGVMGSVDVEFCTASASRLLRAASVVHAGSQTTLDGSGWLAVAPGGRPI